The following proteins are co-located in the Microbulbifer sp. VAAF005 genome:
- a CDS encoding HNH endonuclease: MLNTSCRFHGHGGANWTVELKRQFAEDPENLWLVDDGRNQSKGDKGPDEWMPPYEPVQAIYVQRFMAIVEKYGLILSEDELRQITVLF, encoded by the coding sequence ATGTTGAACACATCGTGCCGCTTTCATGGGCACGGTGGTGCCAACTGGACTGTAGAGCTAAAGCGTCAGTTTGCGGAAGACCCTGAAAATCTGTGGCTGGTCGATGATGGCCGCAACCAAAGTAAGGGCGACAAGGGCCCTGATGAATGGATGCCACCCTATGAGCCCGTCCAGGCAATCTATGTGCAGCGCTTTATGGCGATAGTGGAGAAGTACGGGCTGATTCTATCCGAAGATGAACTTCGACAAATAACTGTGTTGTTTTAG